The genomic region AAAAAAATCGACTCCTCTGACTTacgtttgtatgtgtgtctgtttcagttgtgtgtgtcatttgtggGGCGTTGTCCTCCGCCTTCAGATGCTCAGTTCTCCTGATTTTTCCCAGCATGCTCGGCTCCCGTGGCCGAATGTACCTGATGGTGTTCATCCTGTCTGTGCTCTCCACAGGTTATcaaagacacgcacacaaagacacacccactcacacacaaacacacacacacacacataaaaggcGTGTGTGATCATTGATGCTGTCTGATGATGTCATTACAGGACCGGTCTCTAACATCGTGCATAACGTGCACTCAGCAGCTCTGTCTCTCAGCTGTAACCTGGACCTGCAGGTTCTTCACAGCAAGCTCCTGTGGCGACACGCCATCAGACCGTTCACAGTCATCACTCAGCAGCTTGTGGTGAGAACCAATCACGGCCAAGAATCTTTTTAAAATCAGCTGTCATAACATCAGTTTAATTTGCGTGTCCACAGTTATTAACGCTTGATTTCAGCTGCATGTTATTCTATTAAAGAGCTTTATTATAACCATAATGAAGATTGATTCCCACTTTGTAAATGTTatacaaatcaaacaaattaaTGATTAATAATCCAGTAAAACTTTCAGCATGAGGTGATCAGTACCTGATGATTAAGGGCCACGTTTTTGACAAGGCTGTTGTTTCGTGTTCAGGACGATAAAGCAGCGTTTGAGTCAGAGGCTCTGACCATCAGCAGGAAGTTTCAGATCCTCAGAGATGAAGTCGTCGCTCAGTACGGATACGACCAGTTCAAACCACAGCGCGTGGAGCTGGACAGGAGCACCCAGGAACAGTTCACTGCAAAGACCATGATGCAGTGCGACAGTGAGTCAGACAACATCAGGTTTACTGTGCAAATACTTATGGCCTGAGCACATGGACGGGTTAAAAGATTTCTGTTATGTGATTGCAGGTGTCGTGACTGAGGGAGTACAGCGCTGTTCTGATTGGTTCGAGGTCAGGTGGGCGAAGTGTATGGAGGCGATACCTGTTCCTGTTATCAGCCAcatcctctgtgtctctatgaaattccacttcctgtgtgacATCATGAGAGgtaatctttatatacagttgactttatatacagtcaatgccACGCAAATTCGTGAAGCGTTCCTCATTTTTTAGTAGGCagtgtggcctagtcggtaggATGGTTGCTCGTCAACTAGatggacccgggttcgattcccactctttcccatcttcaAGCTCGGAGAGGCGGTGTACTAGTGGCAGacacttggactatgggcagaaaaggtctctggttcgtctctggttcgactccacggagaaataACAagaagacaaacctggattgatctgtccaaaaatccaagaggattctccctacactgtctagtgcccctgagcaaggcaccttactcccccaacatctgctccccgggcgccgtacatggtcgctcactgctctgtgtgtcctgcaccagatgggttaaaagcagaggttacatttccctacctgcatgagtgtgtctgtgtttgggacgaataataaatgcatcttaatcttaatcttaatcttaatcttaaaagaCTGTGTTTACATATAGTTACTAATGGTCTTTACATCTATATCgtcagtgatggtgtttataTATCGTCAGTGACGGTGTTTATATATATCGTCAGTGATGGTCTTTACATCTATATCgtcagtgatggtgtttatatatcgtcagtgatggtgtttatatatattgtcaCTGATGGTGTTTATATATCgtcagtgatggtgtttatatatcctcagtgatggtgtttatatatattgtcaCTGATGGTGTTTATATATCgtcagtgatggtgtttataTATATCGTCAGTGATGGTGTTTCTATATCGTCAGTGATGGGTCCCTGGTGTAAGCAGCACATTCCTGTGGAGGGAAACTTCGGTCGTCTCTTCGATCATCTGAACGTTTCAGTCGACATGTTGTCCAGAGAGTTCAGCACCGAGCTCGTTGTCCAGGTCAGAAAGTGATGTCATCAGCCAGTCACCTATGTTCACATcctgtctgacctctgacctctgacctcttgcaggagcagcaggctgTGCTGGGCGAAGCTGCAAGCGATCACTTCACTCAGTCTGTGAAAAAGTCTCTCCACGGCCTGAAGACCGTGATGAAGCAGCTGCTGGACgttgtgcagctgctgctgtcccTCACCATCATCAGCGTCTTCATCAGGTGAGATGTCAGAGTCCTGTGAGGACATGACACCatgaatcaatttaataaatctGCTGAGTCAGAGGTCAAACTAAtgtactcctgctcctcttcctcctcagggcATTCTGGTACGTCAGACAGTACAGGAGAGACGTTCACTTTGACAATGTCTACATCACCACCTACTTCAGAAAGATCGACGCTCGCAGAAGAAGAGAGGTAAtatcttcatcaccttcatcaccatcatcaccatcatcaccatcagaaCAGATGATGCAACTGATGTGTTTGTCTCCTGAGTTCAGGGGAAACGTTTCCTGCTGCCACTGAGgaaatcagagaagaagaagttcaTCGACCCTCTGAGCCTCAGGATTCATCCTGACGAGTTTCAGGAAGTGGTGAGTTCAACTGCTCCTGTCGTCTTCATCATCCTGGAGAGAAGAAAAGTCAGAAAAACCCATTGAGATATTTCGTCAAACTTTTCAGACAATGTGTGAAAATCATAAGATAATTAATTGAACTCTTATTTACTTTCAATTCAACAGCATTTACACTGAATTGATGTGAATGGgatgataattataatattaaatattgttaACATCAACTCTACTGATCCTTAGCACTGTATCTGTTACATGATAACTGAGTTTATATCACAGTGATATATTCAGGTGAAGATAAATATATCACTGTCATATAAATTAAACAGATCACATTTCATATGATCTgtttaatcacattttatttgtaatactGATTTGGACCACAAGAGGCTGAAGTTCTCCACAACCTCAGTAGAAAGGAATAtaatcagagtgtgtgtgtgtttgtgtgtgttgtcagatgTCAGGTGTGTTTCagctactctctgtctctctgctgtgcaTCGTCCTGCTGACTGTCGACTTCTCTGTGGTCCGCGCTCTGGACATCGTCAGCCGACACACCTCCAACCAGTTCAACCTGACcagtaatcacacacacacacacgttaatacacattcacacacacacgttaatacacattcacacacgttaatacacattcacacaaacacacacacacacacacacgttaatacacattcacacacacacgttaatacacattcacacacacacgcacacacgttaatacacattcacacacacacacgttaaagcacattcccacacacacacaccttaatacacattcacacgcatacaaacacacacagacacacacactcacacgttaatatacattcacacacacacagacacacacatacgttaacgcacattcacccacacacacacacgcacgttaatacaaattcacacacacacacacacacagtctcacacacacacataaagacacatGGTCCAATAATTTAGACTTATCCACAGCTTTATTTGAATTTTGAAATCCACTGATCTGGATTCTTTGGGAAAAACTTAGTTTCTCAGCTGATGTATATTTAAAATTGGAAATCATTTTAAAGActcattaaaaaacaagaaatgtaattgagtcttgatagaaaaaagaaaaatgaatagAATGAGAAACTGAATATTAACATTCGTTTGACACTTGACTCAAACCTTAAGAACATGacataatcaaatcaaatatcaaataaacCTTTATTGTTCCATAgggaaatgtgtacatatgagaaccaacaataacaacaacattttacacaaaGACATATCACACAAGACCCAGcataaaaatacagaataaaagtGAGTTGAGTATTGCACTTGCCCTTAAACACCTAAAATGATGAAACACGATATAGCAAGATGAGAAACAGAACAGTAACTGGCATTAAAACgtaaaaaccaaagtttgaaatGTGCGAGGGTTATTTGATGCATGACTGATTCAATGCATCTCCTTGTTGAGTAGAATGATTGACGTTGTAATGAACAAGAGCTTGCCATTCCATATCTAGTTATGCTTTCAAGCACAGCAGAATTAAATATGGACAGGACGTAGGTGCTCACAATAAACAGTGAAAGTCTGCATGGGCACTCCATCTCAGATAACAGTCCAGGTGTATGCCCACATATTTAAAAGTGCTCACCTGCTCAATACCTTTGTCACAGGTTATCACTGGGTCATAGACTCTCACCTCTCTGGGGTCGAATATCATCTCCTTGATCGTTTTTATGTTAAAAATTAGATGATGACTGTCACACCAGTCGTTAAAGTTGTAAATCTCATCCAATTATATATCAGGGGCAATCATCCCATAAAATATCTGTGTAATCATCACATTTTTTAATGTGATTAATTGTCCGGCTGCTCTACATTCGTTAGTGTACAGGTGTATAGGTAAGGAGAGCTCATGCAGCCTTGTGGTACACAATCACATCTGGACCAATTGGTAAAGTTTGATAAATGATGTTAAAAACTGAAGACAAGTCTACAAATAGGACCCGAGCATAAGTCCTGGGGTTCTCTAAATGCTTACTGACTAGATGCCACTGCATCCTCCGTGCTCCGTACCTGCCTGTAGGCAAGTGTGGGGGGGCCTAAACTTAAAACAGCCTCCTTGAGTATTGTCACAATGCTCTTTTCTAAACATCTCATAACCACAAATGTAAGAACTAGTGGTCTTAAGTCATTGTGAGAGGCTGTTTTTGGCACTGGAGTGATAATCGATTTCTTCCACAGCTCAGGATGTGGCTGCTCAGGGACTGTTGGAACATAGTAGCCCAAGCAGCAGTTAGCTCTAAAGCACAGCTCCTTAGGAGGATTGCAGGCATAACAGGACCTGTAGATTTCATATTACAGACTCTGCCAAAGACACACTGTAACTGCTGTGGTTTGATTATCAGACAGTGACAAGTGGGTAATGAAGTTCTCTCTCCAGGTAGTCACCAGGTGGATATCAGAGTGGACGGGGCATCCATGATGGCCAACCTCCTGAGAAAAACGGTTTCAGCCTTCAACAGCTCGTCCGACTTTCACATCCACACCGACAACCGGAgtaggttaaaggtcaaaggttataaCTGACAAAAGTATAACACAAAAATGATTTTACACTGACACAGAAATAGTGTGTGTCTTATACAGTGGAGACAAACTATAAAATCATATATACATAAGTGATTGAGTTTTTAAAGTCTGTAAAACATGTCTTTCTAATATGTGATTCATATTATTTTCTGTTCTTATACTTCACATTGATCGATTTATCCTGTTGTTTGAAACTGATCCAGTAGAGGGCAACAATTGAAAGTAACATCATCTCTTCCccctcagagtgtgtgtttccccCCACCACCCTCTCAGCAGGCGTGTATATGAGCTGTGTGGCTTGTGTCCTGTTGATGGCGCTCTTCACCTGCCTTCACGTTTACACCAACCGCCTTCCACGGGTCATCGCCGCCTTCTACCATCCGAAGGTACACACCCATCAATACACACTCATTAATACACAGGGACTGTATAGAAGACGATCAGAGACTGTTTATAAGGAAAATCCCCTAAttaataaatacacattttttataaaactgaTTCAAAATGAACAATTAAAAGAAGCATATTCAACATTTGTAACATATTCATTTTATTGTGAACCAATAATTAATGTGCAAAATGTGGTATATTGTCTCAGAAGGAGAAGAGGCGGGTTTTATACGCCTACAATCTGCAGCTCCACAGTCG from Pleuronectes platessa chromosome 10, fPlePla1.1, whole genome shotgun sequence harbors:
- the dcst1 gene encoding E3 ubiquitin-protein ligase DCST1 translates to MVLFLSIIHSLPLTFDLKMAAGSVFVVVCVICGALSSAFRCSVLLIFPSMLGSRGRMYLMVFILSVLSTGPVSNIVHNVHSAALSLSCNLDLQVLHSKLLWRHAIRPFTVITQQLVDDKAAFESEALTISRKFQILRDEVVAQYGYDQFKPQRVELDRSTQEQFTAKTMMQCDSVVTEGVQRCSDWFEVRWAKCMEAIPVPVISHILCVSMKFHFLCDIMRVMGPWCKQHIPVEGNFGRLFDHLNVSVDMLSREFSTELVVQEQQAVLGEAASDHFTQSVKKSLHGLKTVMKQLLDVVQLLLSLTIISVFIRAFWYVRQYRRDVHFDNVYITTYFRKIDARRRREGKRFLLPLRKSEKKKFIDPLSLRIHPDEFQEVMSGVFQLLSVSLLCIVLLTVDFSVVRALDIVSRHTSNQFNLTSSHQVDIRVDGASMMANLLRKTVSAFNSSSDFHIHTDNRKCVFPPTTLSAGVYMSCVACVLLMALFTCLHVYTNRLPRVIAAFYHPKKEKRRVLYAYNLQLHSRISSRDSEHTSSFGEAPGKTCGLSGVDQSQAERVRPVQTELVTPENYADSGPKTGQASCSSNRVPPPGCGPVKRTL